Proteins found in one Arachis stenosperma cultivar V10309 chromosome 8, arast.V10309.gnm1.PFL2, whole genome shotgun sequence genomic segment:
- the LOC130945227 gene encoding seed linoleate 9S-lipoxygenase-2-like, which yields MGIPGAFYIKNYMQVEFFLKTLTLEDVPNQGTIHFVCDSWVYNSKLYKSPRIFFSNKPYLPSETPAPLVKYREEDLKNLRGDGKGERHEHERIYDYDVYNDLGNPDRNENHARPILGGSTTLPYPRRGRTGRYPARNDPNSEKPGDVYVPRDENFGHLKSSDFLANSIKFLTRFVLPAFESVFDMNLTPNEFDSFQDVRDLYEGGIRLPTEVISTISPLPVIKELFRTDGEQVLKFPPPHVIQVNKSAWMTDEEFAREMIAGVNPCMIRSLQEFPPKSNLDPTIYGDQNSKITAEVLDLEGCSLEEAINGRRLFILDYHDVFMPYLRRINDTYAKAYATRTILFLKEDGTLKPVAIELSLPHPDGDESGATSKVILPAKDGVESTIWLLAKAYVIVNDSCYHQLMSHWLNTHAVIEPFVIATNRQLNVIHPIYKLLSPHYRDTMNINALARQNLINSDGIIERTFLPSKFSLEMSSAVYKNWVFTDQALPADLIKRGMAVEDSSSPYGICLVIEDYPYAVDGLEIWFAIKEWVQDYVSLYYPTDNDLKIDPELQNWWKEAVEVGHGDLKDKPWWPKMQTVEELVESCTTIIWTASALHAAVNFGQYPYGGLILNRPTLSRRLLPEQGTAEYEEMVKSHQKAYLRTITPKLETLIDLTTIEILSKHASDEVYLGEMDNPHWTFDSRALQAFQRFGNKLNEIKEKLTQKN from the exons ATGGGAATCCCTGGTGCATTTTACATCAAGAACTATATGCAAGTTGAGTTTTTCCTCAAGACCTTAACTCTTGAAGATGTTCCAAACCAAGGAACCATCCATTTTGTTTGCGACTCTTGGGTTTACAACTCTAAACTCTACAAATCCCCACGCATTTTCTTCTCCAACAAG CCATATCTTCCAAGTGAAACACCAGCTCCACTTGTTAAGTACAGAGAAGAAGACCTGAAAAATTTAAGAGGTGATGGAAAAGGAGAGCGTCATGAGCATGAAAGAATTTATGATTATGATGTCTACAATGATTTGGGGAATCCGGATCGGAACGAAAACCATGCTCGCCCCATTCTTGGAGGTTCTACCACTTTACCTTACCCTCGCAGGGGAAGAACTGGTAGATATCCTGCAAGAAATG ATCCTAACAGCGAGAAACCAGGGGATGTTTATGTTCCTAGAGATGAAAACTTTGGACACTTGAAATCTTCGGACTTTCTTGCAAATTCAATAAAGTTTTTGACTCGGTTTGTGCTGCCAGCTTTTGAATCTGTGTTTGATATGAATTTGACCCCAAATGAGTTTGATAGCTTCCAAGATGTTCGTGATCTTTATGAAGGCGGAATTAGGCTACCTACGGAAGTAATTAGCACAATTAGCCCCTTACCTGTCATCAAAGAACTCTTCCGTACCGATGGCGAACAAGTCCTCAAGTTTCCACCACCTCACGTCATTCAAG TGAATAAATCTGCATGGATGACTGATGAAGAATTCGCAAGAGAAATGATTGCTGGTGTAAATCCTTGCATGATTCGTAGTCTTCAA GAGTTTCCTCCGAAAAGCAATTTGGATCCCACAATCTATGGTGATCAAAACAGTAAGATAACTGCAGAAGTTCTTGATCTTGAAGGGTGCTCACTAGAAGAG GCAATTAATGGTCGGAGACTATTTATATTAGATTACCATGATGTGTTCATGCCATATTTGAGGCGAATAAATGATACCTATGCAAAGGCATATGCCACTAGGACTATCCTTTTTCTGAAAGAGGATGGAACACTGAAGCCAGTGGCCATTGAATTAAGCTTGCCACATCCTGATGGAGATGAATCAGGTGCTACCAGTAAAGTTATCTTACCTGCAAAGGATGGTGTTGAAAGCACAATTTGGCTACTAGCCAAAGCTTATGTCATAGTAAATGACTCATGCTACCATCAACTCATGAGCCATTG GTTGAATACTCATGCAGTTATTGAGCCATTTGTGATAGCAACAAACAGACAGCTAAATGTGATTCACCCAATTTATAAACTTTTATCTCCACACTACCGTGACACTATGAACATCAATGCACTTGCTAGGCAGAATCTGATTAATTCTGATGGCATAATAGAAAGAACCTTCTTGCCCTCCAAGTTTTCTCTGGAGATGTCTTCAGCTGTTTATAAGAACTGGGTTTTCACTGATCAAGCACTACCTGCTGATCTCATCAAGCG AGGAATGGCAGTGGAGGATTCATCTTCTCCTTATGGAATTTGTCTTGTAATAGAGGACTACCCTTATGCTGTTGATGGACTAGAGATATGGTTTGCCATTAAGGAATGGGTTCAAGATTATGTCTCATTGTACTATCCAACAGACAATGATCTCAAAATAGATCCTGAACTCCAAAATTGGTGGAAAGAAGCTGTTGAGGTAGGTCATGGTGATTTGAAAGATAAGCCATGGTGGCCAAAGATGCAGACAGTTGAAGAGTTAGTTGAATCATGCACAACCATAATATGGACCGCGTCGGCGCTCCATGCAGCCGTTAATTTTGGACAGTATCCATATGGAGGGCTTATACTGAACCGTCCAACACTTAGCAGAAGATTGCTTCCTGAACAAGGCACTGCAGAGTATGAAGAGATGGTGAAGAGTCACCAAAAGGCTTATCTGAGAACAATTACACCGAAATTAGAGACTCTTATTGACCTTACAACCATAGAAATCTTATCAAAACATGCTTCTGATGAGGTGTATCTTGGAGAGATGGATAATCCACATTGGACATTTGATTCAAGAGCATTACAAGCATTTCAGAGATTTGGGAACAAACTGAATGAGATTAAGGAGAAGCTAACACAGAAGAACTAA
- the LOC130945228 gene encoding mitochondrial import inner membrane translocase subunit TIM23-1-like, with protein MAYQAPDNELDTDSKKEIRLYNPYKDLGIPNQNLYHLPSSPEYLFIEEAERKRRSWGENLTFYTGCGYLGGAVGGGARGLVDGVKSFEAGDTLKLRINRILNSSGHTGRTWGNRLGIIGLLYSGIESAMMETRDTDDVWNSVVAGLSTGALYRISGGVRSAAVAGAVGVVVAGTVVTVKQAFKRYAHLA; from the coding sequence ATGGCGTACCAGGCCCCCGATAATGAACTGGACACCGATTCCAAGAAAGAAATCCGCCTCTACAACCCATACAAGGACCTCGGGATTCCAAATCAAAACCTCTACCATCTCCCATCTTCGCCGGAGTACCTCTTCATCGAGGAGGCTGAACGTAAGCGTCGATCCTGGGGTGAGAACCTCACCTTCTACACTGGCTGCGGTTACCTCGGTGGCGCCGTCGGCGGCGGCGCTAGAGGCCTAGTAGACGGCGTCAAATCCTTCGAGGCTGGCGACACGCTCAAGCTCCGGATCAACCGTATTCTGAACTCTTCCGGCCACACTGGACGTACTTGGGGGAACCGTCTCGGCATCATAGGGTTGCTCTATTCCGGGATTGAGAGCGCAATGATGGAGACGAGAGACACCGACGACGTGTGGAACAGCGTGGTGGCGGGACTCAGCACCGGAGCGCTGTATAGGATTTCGGGAGGCGTGAGATCTGCAGCCGTGGCCGGCGCAGTTGGAGTAGTGGTGGCCGGAACTGTCGTGACGGTTAAGCAGGCTTTCAAACGCTACGCACATCTTGCGTGA
- the LOC130945620 gene encoding TMV resistance protein N-like translates to MFVDEADTCVIFDNFCKEEDMAAHASFEIIKYDVFLGFRGTDTRRGFLSHLRKALEDKHIKTYVDYMLREGIEILHSLLAAIEQSEIALIIFCQDYASSQWCLEELAKILECRKQNGQIIIPIFHNVDPSWVRRQKESYHHALANHEVRFADRVQIWRDALKEAANLSGFHSPSSSFRNDADLVDEIVKVSYKG, encoded by the exons ATGTTTGTTGATGAAGCAGATACTTGTGTGATCTTCGATAATTTTTGCAAGGAAGAGGATATGGCTGCGCATGCTTCTTTTGAGATTATTAAGTATGATGTCTTCCTTGGCTTCAGAGGCACAGACACTCGCCGTGGTTTTCTCAGCCATCTGCGCAAGGCTTTAGAGGACAAGCACATCAAGACATACGTGGATTACATGCTCAGAGAAGGAATTGAAATATTGCACTCACTCCTTGCAGCCATTGAACAATCAGAAATTGCTTTGATCATATTCTGCCAGGATTATGCATCTTCCCAATGGTGTTTGGAAGAACTAGCCAAAATATTGGAATGCAGGAAACAAAATGGTCAAATTATAATACCTATTTTCCATAATGTAGACCCATCATGGGTGCGCCGCCAAAAGGAAAGTTATCACCATGCGCTTGCTAATCATGAGGTGAGGTTTGCAGACAGGGTGCAAATCTGGAGAGATGCTCTCAAGGAAGCTGCCAACTTGTCTGGATTCCATTCACCGTCATCAAGCTTCAG GAACGATGCTGACCTTGTTGATGAAATTGTCAAAGTGTCTTACAAAGGTTAA
- the LOC130944815 gene encoding pentatricopeptide repeat-containing protein At2g36240-like has protein sequence MAQTLALSHRVHHLRVLLDFIASNPCPCSDFIFSCPHTESIFRFAIHAYCKAGKLDEAVSSFRSMCRLIDGRPNVAVCNIIIHGFVKWGMLDRALEFYDEIVRVRVRPDLFTFNILISGYCRNLKFGLALEMFKEMRKMGCDPNVVTFNTLIKEMFREGKVEEGIGMAHEMIDLGCEFYNVTCEILVHGLSEKGKVSQACELLLDFSRRGVLPKGYDYFDLVDALCGNGDVDRALGLIYELWEKGCVPSLIACIVMIDGLRSSKKTKEAWRLVEKMLKEGMIPDVITFNCVLQDICKV, from the coding sequence ATGGCCCAAACCCTAGCTCTCTCCCACCGCGTCCACCACCTCCGCGTCCTCCTCGATTTCATCGCCTCCAACCCTTGTCCCTGCTCCGACTTCATCTTCTCCTGCCCCCACACCGAATCCATCTTCCGCTTCGCCATCCACGCTTACTGCAAAGCCGGCAAATTGGACGAAGCTGTCTCCTCGTTCCGTTCCATGTGCAGGTTGATCGACGGTAGGCCTAATGTTGCAGTTTGTAATATCATAATTCATGGATTTGTGAAATGGGGCATGCTTGATAGGGCTCTCGAGTTTTATGATGAGAttgttagggttagggttaggccTGATCTGTTCACTTTTAACATTTTGATCAGTGGTTATTGTAGGAATTTGAAGTTTGGGTTGGCATTGGAGATGTTCAAGGAGATGAGAAAGATGGGGTGTGACCCAAATGTGGTTACTTTCAACACTTTGATTAAGGAGATGTTTAGGGAGGGAAAGGTTGAAGAAGGGATTGGGATGGCTCATGAGATGATTGACTTGGGTTGCGAGTTCTACAATGTCACTTGTGAGATTCTGGTTCACGGGCTTTCCGAGAAAGGAAAGGTTTCGCAGGCGTGTGAGCTGTTACTTGATTTCTCCAGAAGGGGAGTTTTGCCTAAAGGGtatgattattttgatttggtGGATGCTCTGTGTGGGAATGGAGATGTTGATAGAGCATTGGGGCTAATTTATGAGTTGTGGGAGAAAGGATGTGTGCCGAGCTTGATTGCTTGCATTGTGATGATTGATGGGTTGAGAAGCTCAAAGAAGACTAAAGAAGCTTGGAGATTGGTGGAAAAGATGCTTAAAGAGGGTATGATACCAGATGTTATTACTTTCAATTGTGTGCTTCAGGATATTTGCAAGGTGTGA